From Brassica oleracea var. oleracea cultivar TO1000 chromosome C3, BOL, whole genome shotgun sequence, a single genomic window includes:
- the LOC106330698 gene encoding uncharacterized protein LOC106330698 → MGQQVKLPQKTKAPDSFLNPSLWCDFHRDHGHKMEDCVALRIEVNEQRKKGHIREFLSQKAKIHLNKETSGKPTEFVHASPPRQDQEIYVISGCLEISGISHTAAKKSTWNAKHGLEAATPKRMLLGTNEISFTGKEKEKVLTPHQNAMVTSLTVAHCLVKTILVENGSSSNIIFQAAYQDLGLEESALAGRINPLIGFSGEVKQTAEEVILPVYAKGINMSTKFLVVDCQSSYNMILGRPWIHDMGAVPSTLHRTVKFPTPWGISSIRGDQENSRSFYQTTLKGKTKVF, encoded by the coding sequence ATGGGCCAACAGGTCAAACTGCCTCAGAAGACAAAAGCACCCGACTCCTTCCTGAACCCTAGCCTTTGGTGTGACTTCCACCGCGACCACGGTCATAAAATGGAGGACTGTGTCGCACTAAGGATCGAGGTCAACGAACAACGTAAGAAAGGACACATCCGGGAGTTCCTTTCCCAGAAGGCCAAAATCCATCTAAACAAAGAGACGTCCGGAAAGCCCACTGAATTTGTTCACGCCTCGCCACCTCGACAAGACCAAGAAATCTATGTCATATCAGGATGCTTGGAAATTAGCGGCATAAGCCACACGGCCGCGAAGAAGAGCACCTGGAACGCTAAGCACGGCCTAGAGGCAGCCACGCCAAAACGCATGCTCCTGGGTACGAACGAAATAAGCTTCACAGGCAAGGAGAAAGAGAAGGTCCTAACCCCACATCAGAACGCCATGGTCACATCGCTCACTGTAGCTCACTGTCTAGTAAAGACGATATTGGTAGAAAATGGGAGCTCCAGCAATATCATCTTCCAAGCCGCATATCAGGATCTAGGGTTGGAAGAAAGCGCCCTGGCAGGGAGAATAAATCCACTTATAGGATTCAGCGGAGAAGTCAAACAGACCGCCGAAGAAGTCATCCTCCCAGTGTACGCTAAAGGGATTAATATGTCAACCAAGTTCCTCGTCGTTGACTGCCAATCATCTTACAACATGATCCTGGGACGGCCCTGGATTCACGACATGGGAGCCGTCCCTTCGACTCTTCACCGGACTGTGAAATTTCCTACACCCTGGGGCATAAGTTCAATCAGAGGAGATCAAGAGAACTCTCGCTCCTTCTACCAGACTACTCTGAAGGGAAAGACCAAGGTCTTTTAG